The following are encoded in a window of Rhizobium sp. WYJ-E13 genomic DNA:
- a CDS encoding SMP-30/gluconolactonase/LRE family protein gives MAGSELYDIKDERFRALIAGSAVLEELYTGCRWAEGPVWFSDLNCLLWSDIPNERLMRWVPDGTVSVFRSPSNYVNGNTRDRQGRLVSCEHGGRRVTRTEPDGRITVLADSYNGKRLNSPNDVVVKSDGSIWFTDPSYGIMSDYEGHKSPEEQESRNVYRIDAATGDIEAVVTDFIQPNGLAFSPDERQLFIADSGSANHDVPRHIRVFDVVDGRKLTNSRYFCSIDSGIPDGFRFDVSGNLWTSAADGVHCFAADGTLLGKIKVPQTVSNVTFGGPKKNRLFITATQSLYSIYTTTNGAQYP, from the coding sequence ATGGCTGGAAGCGAGCTTTATGACATCAAAGACGAGCGTTTTCGCGCGCTGATCGCCGGCAGTGCCGTGCTGGAAGAGCTTTACACGGGCTGCCGTTGGGCCGAAGGTCCTGTCTGGTTCTCGGATCTGAACTGCCTGCTCTGGAGCGATATTCCGAACGAACGCCTGATGCGCTGGGTGCCGGATGGCACCGTCTCCGTCTTCCGCTCGCCTTCGAACTACGTCAACGGCAATACCCGCGACCGGCAGGGTCGCCTGGTTTCTTGTGAGCATGGCGGCCGCCGCGTGACCCGGACCGAGCCGGATGGCCGCATCACCGTTCTTGCAGACAGCTACAACGGCAAGCGCCTGAATTCCCCGAACGACGTCGTGGTCAAGTCCGACGGCTCAATCTGGTTCACCGATCCGAGCTACGGCATCATGTCCGACTATGAAGGCCACAAGTCTCCGGAAGAGCAGGAAAGCCGAAACGTCTATCGCATTGATGCCGCGACTGGCGACATCGAAGCCGTCGTGACCGACTTCATCCAGCCGAATGGGCTGGCCTTCTCACCGGACGAACGCCAGCTCTTCATCGCCGATTCCGGTTCCGCCAATCATGACGTACCGCGCCATATCCGCGTCTTCGATGTCGTGGATGGCCGCAAGCTGACAAACAGCCGCTACTTCTGCTCGATCGACAGCGGCATACCGGATGGTTTCCGTTTCGATGTCTCCGGCAATCTATGGACGAGCGCTGCTGACGGCGTGCACTGCTTTGCCGCTGACGGGACGCTGCTCGGCAAGATCAAGGTACCGCAGACCGTGTCCAACGTCACCTTCGGCGGCCCCAAGAAGAACCGCCTCTTCATCACGGCGACACAATCGCTCTACTCGATCTATACGACGACCAACGGCGCACAGTATCCGTAA
- a CDS encoding SDR family oxidoreductase produces MSTDYARLDGKIAIVTGGTQGLGATIARLFADRGAEGIVICGRNEAKGKAKAEEIASKTGAKVVYVKADLGKVEDTRNVVQVCDQTFGRVDALVNAAAITDRGTILDTSPELFDAMFAVNVRAPFFLMQEAVKVMRREEIEGTIVNIGSMSAKAGQPFIAAYCASKGALETLTKNTAYALLRNRIRVNGLNIGWMASEGEDRIQREFHKADDDWLAKAAASQPFGRLVDPEEVARACAYLSSAESGLMTGSVICFDQSIWGAYDGSPHPVSAL; encoded by the coding sequence ATGAGCACGGACTACGCCCGCCTCGACGGCAAGATCGCCATCGTCACCGGCGGCACCCAGGGCCTCGGCGCCACCATCGCCCGCCTCTTTGCCGATCGCGGCGCTGAAGGCATCGTCATTTGCGGCCGCAACGAAGCCAAGGGCAAGGCAAAGGCTGAGGAGATTGCGTCGAAGACGGGCGCCAAGGTTGTCTACGTCAAGGCCGATCTCGGCAAGGTCGAGGATACCAGGAATGTCGTCCAGGTCTGCGACCAAACCTTCGGCCGTGTCGATGCGCTGGTCAATGCGGCCGCCATCACCGACCGCGGCACCATCCTCGACACCAGCCCCGAACTCTTCGATGCCATGTTCGCCGTCAATGTCCGCGCCCCCTTCTTCCTGATGCAGGAAGCGGTCAAGGTCATGCGCCGCGAGGAGATCGAGGGCACCATCGTCAATATCGGCTCCATGTCCGCCAAGGCCGGCCAGCCCTTCATCGCCGCCTATTGCGCCTCCAAGGGTGCGCTGGAAACGCTGACGAAGAACACCGCCTATGCGCTGCTGCGCAACCGCATCCGCGTCAATGGCCTGAATATCGGCTGGATGGCCTCCGAAGGCGAAGACCGCATCCAGAGGGAATTTCACAAGGCCGACGACGACTGGCTCGCCAAAGCGGCGGCAAGCCAACCCTTCGGCCGGCTGGTCGATCCGGAAGAAGTGGCCCGCGCCTGCGCCTATCTCTCCTCGGCCGAATCCGGCCTGATGACCGGCTCCGTCATCTGCTTCGACCAATCGATCTGGGGCGCTTATGACGGCTCGCCCCATCCGGTGTCGGCACTCTGA
- a CDS encoding phytanoyl-CoA dioxygenase family protein, whose amino-acid sequence MKSDNQQKLRADRVWLTEDACDLSDFRALAEKITVLTDYPTASAVEKNVLIYDSRKIIAVASTPEGRRAILAEICEAFGIGPGVVVFKHAYEDTGIIDRASTIFDEIIAEQHRTSTGGGDHFAKPGANDRIWNSLEKHCLADPENFARYYGNAIVALASEAWLGPHYQMTAQVNRVNPGGAAQSAHRDYHLGFQSSEVIEQFPAHIHRLSPVLTLQGAVAHCDMPLESGPTLFLPHSQTYEPGYLALKRQEFKDYFEQNHVQLPLQKGDVVFFNPALFHAAGTNRSKDIKRVANLLQVSSAFGRAMETVDRERMSAKLFPALKALKAKLSAGEIANAVASCAEGYSFPTNLDRDPPLGGLAPKTQAQLMHEALTEDWSDDAFTRALAEQAARKLS is encoded by the coding sequence ATGAAATCAGACAACCAGCAGAAACTGCGCGCCGACCGCGTCTGGCTCACCGAAGACGCCTGCGACCTCAGCGATTTCCGCGCACTCGCCGAAAAGATCACCGTCCTCACCGACTATCCGACCGCCTCTGCCGTCGAGAAGAACGTGCTGATCTATGACAGCCGCAAGATCATCGCTGTGGCCTCGACCCCGGAAGGTCGCCGCGCCATTCTTGCCGAAATCTGCGAGGCCTTCGGCATCGGTCCCGGCGTCGTCGTCTTCAAGCACGCCTACGAGGACACAGGCATCATCGACCGGGCGAGTACGATCTTCGACGAGATCATCGCGGAACAGCACCGCACTTCGACCGGCGGCGGCGACCATTTCGCCAAGCCGGGCGCCAACGACCGCATCTGGAACTCGCTCGAAAAGCACTGCCTGGCCGACCCCGAGAATTTCGCCCGCTACTACGGCAATGCCATCGTGGCGCTGGCAAGCGAGGCATGGCTTGGCCCCCATTACCAGATGACGGCGCAGGTCAACCGCGTGAACCCCGGCGGTGCTGCACAATCGGCCCACCGCGACTATCACCTCGGCTTCCAGTCTTCCGAGGTGATCGAGCAGTTCCCTGCCCATATTCACCGTCTCTCGCCGGTGCTGACGCTGCAGGGCGCGGTTGCTCATTGCGACATGCCGCTCGAAAGCGGCCCGACGCTTTTCCTGCCGCACAGCCAGACCTACGAGCCGGGTTACCTCGCCCTCAAGCGCCAGGAATTCAAGGATTATTTCGAGCAGAACCATGTGCAGCTGCCGCTGCAAAAGGGCGATGTCGTTTTCTTCAACCCTGCCCTCTTCCATGCCGCCGGCACCAACCGCTCGAAGGACATCAAGCGTGTCGCAAACCTGCTGCAGGTCTCCTCGGCATTCGGCAGGGCGATGGAAACCGTCGATCGCGAACGCATGAGCGCAAAACTCTTCCCCGCCCTCAAGGCACTGAAAGCCAAGCTTTCGGCCGGCGAGATCGCCAATGCCGTCGCCTCCTGCGCTGAAGGCTATTCCTTCCCCACCAATCTCGACCGCGACCCGCCGCTCGGCGGCCTTGCGCCGAAGACGCAGGCCCAGCTCATGCACGAGGCGCTTACGGAAGACTGGAGCGACGACGCGTTCACCAGAGCCTTGGCCGAACAGGCAGCCAGGAAGCTGAGCTGA